CATCAGCACTGGATTGTAAATTGATGGCAGTGGCATATTCACCACCGGTCAATCCGTCAATGTGATTATCTGAGATGATGATATTAGCTGAGCTATTAGCGCTATAGATGGCACTTTTAACTGCATTAGTAATGGACAGATTATTTATTACCAAGTACTGCACATTATCTCCAATGTCGATAGCATAATCTGCCCCCTGCGCATTTAGGATACAAGTTGTCCCGGGCCAGGAATTAATCAAAGTGGGCGAACTGGCCGTACCAGAGTTAGCTGCAGTCAAAACAATATTATCGGTGACAGTTCCTTGACAGAACACTGTATCACCACCAGCGGCTGCAGTGAGTGCTTGAGTGATGGTTTGATAGGGCAAGGTCGCTGTACCAGTACCGGTACTATCACTCCCTACCGTACCATCAACATAATAATCGGCCGCTAAAGTAGGCAAACTAAACAAACAGCCGAAAATAATAAATGACACAAGAGATATATTTTTCATGAAGTTTATAATACTCCTAAATTGGCTATTTATCAAAAAACAGGTATAGTTTTAGCTGTGTTGAACAAACGAGAAAAATATCTCCAAATTGCCTTTAATCGGTCTTTGCCTGAAGTTCAGGCTATGATTAGTTTACTGCCTAGATCGGATAAAATTATCATCGAAGCGGGGACACCCTTTATTAAACAGTATGGTACGTATGGTGTGTCGTTATTAAAAAATTGGTGGGGGTATGTTGTGGCGGACTTAAAGTGTATGGATCGCGGTTCGCGGGAGGTAACGGCGATGGCCGCGGCGGGAGCATCAGCGGCTACTTGTTTAGGGTTAGCTCCGATCGAAACAATTAATGAATTTATTAGAGAATGTGAAACCGTCGGAATAGATTCAATGGTGGACATGATGAATGTAGAATTTCCCTTTGAAATTTTGCAAAAA
The sequence above is a segment of the Patescibacteria group bacterium genome. Coding sequences within it:
- a CDS encoding orotidine 5'-phosphate decarboxylase / HUMPS family protein gives rise to the protein MLNKREKYLQIAFNRSLPEVQAMISLLPRSDKIIIEAGTPFIKQYGTYGVSLLKNWWGYVVADLKCMDRGSREVTAMAAAGASAATCLGLAPIETINEFIRECETVGIDSMVDMMNVEFPFEILQKLKKLPTVVVLHRGVDENELNKGRQIPHEQIHRIKGTYGNVLISVAGGESTRDVVRTYFNDADIAVIWRSFYDAPNQTAQLAQDFVKLVR